GGCCCCGCGCGGGGCCCGGGGGTGCTGCTCCGCCCTTGCCCGGGTCGGGGCGTTGCCTCAGCCTGCTCGGTCCGGCGCGGCCGGCCCGTGCTGCCAAGCCTGCCCGGCCTGGGTTCCGCCGGCCCGGCGTGCGGTCGGCCCCGCCCGGGGACGGCGCGTGCCGGGGCGGGCGGGCACCCTCGCCCTCGCCCCGTCCGCCCCGGGCCCGGGGGTGCCGCCCCACCCCGCTCCGCCCGGGCCCGGCCGGGGGTGCCGCCCCGCCCGGGTCGGGGCCTCGTGCCCGGTGGCAGGTGCCCCCGGCCCCACCACCACCGCCCCCGCGCGTCGCGCGCGTCACCGCCACGCCACCCCGCCCCGCCGGGGATCGCGCCGGCGGGGGGACCGCATGGGGTTCGGCGCGTCGGGGGGCTCGTAGAATCGGGGGATCATGGCCTACCTCGACCACGCCGCAACCACCCCGATGCTGCCGGAGGCCGCTGCGGCGATGACCGCGCAGTTCGCCGCCACGGGTAACGCGTCCTCCCTCCACGCCGCCGGCCGCCGCGCCCGCCGTACCGTCGAGGAGGCTCGCGAGGCCCTCGCCGAGGCCCTCGGCGCGCGCCCGAGCGAGGTGGTCTTCACCGCCGGCGGCACGGAGGCCGACAACCTCGCCGTCAAGGGCCTCTACTGGGCCCGCCGCGACCAGGACCCGACCCGTACCCGCGTGCTCACCAGCCCCGTCGAGCACCACGCCGTCCTCGACGCCGTCCACTGGCTCGCCGAGCACGAGGGGGCCCGGGTCGAGTACCTTCCGGTGGACCACCACGGGCGTGTGCACCCCGACGCCTTCCGGGAGGCGATCGAGCGTAACCCCTCCGACGTCGCCCTGGCCACCGTGATGTGGGCCAACAACGAGATCGGCACGGTCTTCCCCGTACGGGAACTCGCCGACATCGCCGGGGAGTTCGGGATCCCGCTGCACTCCGACGCCGTCCAGGCCGTCGGTCAGCTCGACGTCCGCTTCGGCGACAGCGGCCTCGCCGCCATGACCGTCAGCGGCCACAAGGTGGGCGGCCCGTACGGCATCGGCGCCCTGCTGCTCGGCCGGGACCAGACCCCCGTCCCCGTCCTGCACGGAGGCGGCCAGGAGCGGCACGTCCGGTCCGGGACCCTCGACGTGCCGGCCATCGCCGCCTTCGCGGTGGCCGCCGTCCTCGCCGCCGAGCGGCGCGAACGGTTCGCCGTCGAGATCGGCGCCCTGCGCGACGAGCTGATCGCCGCCGTCCTGCGGGAGGTGCCCGACGCCGTGCTCGGCGGAGACCCCGTGGACCGGCTGCCCGCCAACGCCCACTTCAGCTTCCCAGGCTGCGAGGGCGACTCCCTGCTGCTCCTCCTCGACGCCCAGGGCATCGAGTGCTCCACCGGTTCCGCCTGCACCGCCGGCGTGGCCCAGCCCAGCCACGTGCTGCTCGCCACCGGCACCGATCCGCTGCTGGCCCGGGGCACCCTGCGGTTCTCCCTCGGCCACACCTCCACCAAGGAGGACGTCGCCGCGGTCGCCGCCGCCATCGGCCCCGCCGTCGCCCGCGCCCGCACGGCCGGACTCAGCTAGGCCGGCTCCGTCGTAGGCAGCGCCCCGGGCCGGCCCGGAATCCGGGGCGGAGGCCGGTCGGGTCGCGCTCCCCGGATCAGCCGGTCGCCGGCTTGCGCGCCAAGGCTTCCCCGACCATGCGGACGTACCGGTTCCAGTCCCAGTGGCGGCCCGGGTCCGTGTGATCGGCACCCGGCACCTCGGAGTGGCCCACGATGTGCTCGCGGTCGGCGGGTATGTCGTACCTCCGGCAGACATCGGCGGCCAGCTCGGCCGAGGCCGCGTACATCGCGTCCGTGAAGTCCTGCGGCCGGTCCACGAAGCCCACGTGCTCGATGCCGACACTGCGCTCGTTCATGGACCGGTTCCCGGCGTGGAAGGCCACGTCCAGCTCGCGCACCATCTGCTCGACATGACCGTCCTGGCGGACTATGTAGTGCGCCGACGCCTTGTGCCACGGGTTCTTGAAGGCGTCCACCGAGGACTCGAACCCGCCCTGTGTGACATGCACGACAATCCGGTCCACG
This region of Streptomyces sp. NBC_00513 genomic DNA includes:
- a CDS encoding cysteine desulfurase family protein, whose product is MAYLDHAATTPMLPEAAAAMTAQFAATGNASSLHAAGRRARRTVEEAREALAEALGARPSEVVFTAGGTEADNLAVKGLYWARRDQDPTRTRVLTSPVEHHAVLDAVHWLAEHEGARVEYLPVDHHGRVHPDAFREAIERNPSDVALATVMWANNEIGTVFPVRELADIAGEFGIPLHSDAVQAVGQLDVRFGDSGLAAMTVSGHKVGGPYGIGALLLGRDQTPVPVLHGGGQERHVRSGTLDVPAIAAFAVAAVLAAERRERFAVEIGALRDELIAAVLREVPDAVLGGDPVDRLPANAHFSFPGCEGDSLLLLLDAQGIECSTGSACTAGVAQPSHVLLATGTDPLLARGTLRFSLGHTSTKEDVAAVAAAIGPAVARARTAGLS
- a CDS encoding N-acetylmuramoyl-L-alanine amidase, producing MVREGGKTRDAAPGKAAGKGSGRTRRAVLFGGLGVIATAAVIGQDELRRAWWLLPGVSKPRKEGELDYAAANWTAASPANWRLADRPDDYRVDRIVVHVTQGGFESSVDAFKNPWHKASAHYIVRQDGHVEQMVRELDVAFHAGNRSMNERSVGIEHVGFVDRPQDFTDAMYAASAELAADVCRRYDIPADREHIVGHSEVPGADHTDPGRHWDWNRYVRMVGEALARKPATG